The Mesorhizobium koreense genome includes a window with the following:
- a CDS encoding YraN family protein has product MAGEARERRFRAYRKGHRGERLAALALMLKGYRILARRHRTKLGEIDLIARRGDLVLIVEVKARQTLTEAMEALSRTSERRIEAAADLWLARQPDYGRLSIRFDMVAVLPRRWPIHVENVFHGN; this is encoded by the coding sequence GTGGCGGGTGAGGCCCGCGAGCGCCGCTTCCGGGCCTATCGCAAAGGCCATCGCGGTGAGCGGCTGGCGGCGCTTGCCCTTATGCTGAAGGGCTATCGCATCCTCGCCCGGCGCCACCGGACGAAGCTGGGCGAAATCGACCTTATCGCGCGGCGCGGCGACCTCGTGCTGATTGTCGAGGTCAAGGCGCGGCAGACACTGACGGAGGCGATGGAGGCGCTGTCGCGAACATCGGAACGGCGCATCGAGGCGGCGGCCGATTTGTGGCTGGCCCGCCAACCGGACTACGGCCGCCTCTCCATCCGCTTCGACATGGTGGCGGTGCTGCCCCGGCGCTGGCCCATCCATGTCGAGAACGTCTTTCACGGCAATTGA